A single window of Vigna radiata var. radiata cultivar VC1973A chromosome 4, Vradiata_ver6, whole genome shotgun sequence DNA harbors:
- the LOC106758390 gene encoding disease resistance RPP13-like protein 4, which produces MSIRTNKMKAIGVLMKQLTTSRRKFQERGKEESFDGKLEKLRLVLNNIKDVFVEVKKNEEKLLDTLAEVYDHLHRLDRRKLHQDMHSICERIRDSARNLLPTLVFDESYKEEDNRGDKISPSSQELVHLHQKKSWTAEDFNLQDDRLKACLLRLLIFPENAVIRKRNAINLWFEEGLIENTEEKTADELGEDVVDDLLKFKVIVRYGSTKDPIVNKFQVLPHVRSQLKLYLDGDSEYIRPSRLLLDRKKVTVGGVDTKNVTLRNIYNIGASYLNFEPQWVTDSIKNLEXLQLGRWQDSPLHHIEVVSQEFLRELRTLKELKYLSLRGISNIFELPSSITELESLVILDLKACHNLERLPDDISSMKSLTHLIMSECCLLEVMPKGIEKLTNLQVLKGFLISTSEKTPCRIWDLAENLTELKRLSIRIGSEAVIRDEEFKSLKNFKKLKHLKISWSGSYPRYAKIPIILPLYLKKLHLECFPGKSLKEVFTSVQVSFIIPPAISELNITGGKVESIHESILGRNMVEILRLKYLKQLNINIDDLKTFFPLLKYVEIKQISNHSYIVREFE; this is translated from the coding sequence ATGTCAATTCGAACAAACAAAATGAAAGCTATAGGTGTGTTGATGAAACAATTGACGACATCAAGGAGGAAATTCCAAGAAAGGGGAAAAGAGGAATCATTTGATGGGAAGTTGGAGAAGTTGCGGTTGGTTCTGAACAATATAAAGGATGTGTTTGTGGAagtgaagaagaatgaagaaaaattgCTTGACACATTAGCAGAGGTGTATGACCATCTTCACAGGTTAGACCGCAGGAAGTTGCATCAAGACATGCATAGCATTTGCGAGAGAATCAGAGATTCTGCTCGCAATTTGCTCCCAACGCTTGTTTTTGATGAGTCATATAAGGAGGAGGATAACAGGGGTGACAAAATATCTCCCTCATCACAAGAGTTGGTGCATCTCCATCAGAAGAAGAGTTGGACTGCGGAAGATTTTAACCTGCAAGATGATCGATTAAAAGCTTGCTTGTTACGTCTCCTAATTTTTCCTGAGAATGCTGTCATAAGGAAAAGAAATGCAATTAATTTGTGGTTTGAAGAGGGTTTGATTGAAAATACAGAGGAGAAAACAGCAGACGAATTGGGTGAAGATGTGGTTGATgatcttttgaaatttaagGTGATTGTACGCTATGGTAGTACAAAAGACCCCATTGTCAATAAATTTCAAGTTCTTCCTCATGTCCGTAGTCAGTTGAAGTTATATTTAGATGGAGATTCAGAGTATATTAGACCATCGCGTTTATTGCTTGATAGAAAAAAGGTTACAGTAGGTGGAGTTGATACAAAAAATGTAACTTTGcgtaatatttataatattggtGCAAGTTATCTGAATTTTGAACCACAATGGGTTACCGATTCAATCAAGAATTTAGAGNTGCTTCAACTAGGGCGTTGGCAAGATTCACCTTTGCATCACATTGAAGTTGTGAGTCAAGAATTCTTAAGAGAGTTGAGAACTCTGAAGGAGTTGAAATATCTGAGTCTTCGTGGGATATCGAACATATTCGAGCTTCCATCTTCCATTACTGAACTTGAGAGTCTAGTAATTCTTGATCTGAAAGCATGTCATAATTTGGAAAGACTACCGGATGATATTTCATCAATGAAAAGTCTGACACATCTGATTATGTCTGAGTGTTGCTTACTGGAAGTCATGCCAAAGGGGATTGAGAAGCTCACTAATCTGCAAGTCCTCAAAGGATTTTTAATAAGTACTTCTGAAAAGACTCCTTGCAGAATATGGGATCTTGCTGAGAATTTGACAGAACTAAAGCGACTCAGCATACGTATAGGAAGTGAGGCCGTGATCAGGGATGAAGAgtttaaaagtttgaaaaattttaaaaaactaaagcaTCTCAAAATTTCTTGGAGTGGGTCTTACCCAAGGTATGCTAAAATTCCTATCATTTTGCCactatatttgaaaaagttgcATCTTGAATGTTTTCCAGGAAAGAGTTTGAAAGAAGTTTTTACATCTGTTCAAGTTTCCTTTATAATACCACCTGCGATAAGTGAGCTAAATATAACTGGAGGAAAAGTGGAAAGTATACATGAGAGTATTTTAGGTCGGAACATGGTGGAAATACTGCGTCTAAAGTAccttaaacaattaaatatcaaCATAGATGATTTGAAAACATTCTTTCCTTTGCTGAAATATGTAGAAATTAAGCAAATCTCAAACCATTCATATATTGTGCGTGAATTTGAATAG
- the LOC106758391 gene encoding disease resistance RPP13-like protein 4 translates to MSIRTNKMKAVAVLLKELMTARSKFHERGKDESFDRKLEKLRLDLSKIKDVFVRVKKNEEELLDILAEVYGHLHKLDREKLNEDMDGICERIRDSAHNLLPKDAFNMLSKMEDHSSEELVQTHQKKSWTAEDFNLLGLPSRFCMFSLLIFPENAVIRKRNAIHLWIEEGLITNTEKKTAEEKGEDVIHDLLKFKVIVRYGSTKDPIVDKFQILPHVRSQLKLYLDGDSEYIRPSRLLLDRKKVTVGGVDTKNVTLRNIYNIGASYLNFGPQWVSDQWKNLEVLQLGRWQDSPLHHIEVGSEEFLRELRTMKLLKYLSLRGISRIFELPSSIVELENLEILDLKACHNLETLPDDISSMKSLTHLIMSECSLLEVMPKGIEKLTNLQVLKGFLITEKTPCRMSDLVNLRKLRRLSINIGSEAMIKDGEFSSLRNFLTLKHLKISWSVSDPRYSKIGVILPISLTKLHLECFPGKSFEECFTLPDLIPCELNITGGKLETMSPQALLWNVEILRLKYLKQLNVDINNLKTFFPWLTYIEIKQISNYSYIEHVYL, encoded by the coding sequence ATGTCAATTCGAACAAACAAAATGAAAGCAGTAGCTGTGTTGCTGAAGGAGTTGATGACAGCAAGGAGCAAATTTCATGAAAGAGGAAAAGATGAATCATTTGATAGGAAGTTGGAGAAGTTGAGGTTAGATCTGAGCAAGATAAAGGATGTGTTTGTTAGGGTGAAGAAGAACGAAGAAGAACTTCTTGACATATTAGCAGAGGTGTATGGCCATCTGCACAAGTTAGACCGTGAGAAACTGAATGAAGACATGGATGGCATTTGCGAGAGAATCAGAGATTCTGCTCACAATTTGCTCCCAAAGGATGCTTTTAATATGTTATCTAAAATGGAGGATCACTCATCAGAAGAATTGGTGCAGACCCATCAGAAGAAAAGTTGGACTGCGGAAGATTTTAACCTACTAGGCCTTCCATCCAGATTTTGCATGTTCTCTCTCCTAATTTTTCCTGAGAATGCTGTCATAAGGAAAAGAAATGCAATTCATTTGTGGATTGAAGAGGGTTTGATTACAAATACAGAGAAGAAAACAGCAGAGGAAAAGGGTGAGGATGTGATTCATgatcttttgaaatttaagGTGATTGTACGCTATGGTAGTACAAAGGATCCCATTGTcgataaatttcaaattcttcctcACGTCCGTAGTCAGTTGAAGTTATATTTAGATGGAGATTCAGAGTATATTAGACCATCGCGGTTACTTCTTGATAGAAAAAAGGTTACGGTAGGTGGAGTTGATACAAAAAATGTAACTTTGcgtaatatttataatattggtGCAAGTTATCTGAATTTTGGACCGCAATGGGTCAGCGATCAATGGAAGAATTTAGAGGTGCTTCAACTAGGGCGTTGGCAAGATTCGCCTTTGCATCACATTGAAGTTGGGAGCGAAGAATTCTTGAGAGAGTTGAGAACAATGAAGCTGTTGAAATATCTGAGTTTGCGTGGGATTTCAAGAATATTCGAGCTTCCATCCTCCATTGTTGAACTTGAGAACCTAGAAATTCTTGATCTGAAAGCTTGCCATAATTTGGAGACACTACCTGATGATATTTCATCAATGAAAAGTCTGACACATCTGATTATGTCTGAGTGTAGCTTACTAGAAGTCATGCCAAAGGGGATTGAGAAGCTCACTAATCTCCAAGTACTCAAGGGATTTTTAATAACTGAAAAAACTCCTTGCAGAATGTCAGACCTTGTAAATTTGAGAAAACTAAGGCGACTAAGCATAAATATAGGAAGTGAGGCCATGATCAAGGATGGGGAGTTTTCAAGCTTGAGAAATTTTCTAACACTGAAGCATCTCAAAATATCTTGGAGTGTGTCTGACCCAAGGTattcaaaaattggtgtcattTTGCCTATAAGTTTGACAAAGTTGCATCTTGAATGTTTTCCTGGAAAGAGTTTTGAAGAATGTTTTACACTTCCCGATCTGATACCATGTGAGCTAAATATAACCGGAGGAAAACTGGAAACTATGAGTCCACAAGCTTTACTATGGAACGTGGAAATATTGCGTCTGAAGTACCTTAAGCAATTGAATGTCGACATAAACAATTTGAAAACATTCTTTCCTTGGCTGacatatatagaaattaaacaaaTCTCAAATTATTCATACATTGAGCATGTATATCTGTGA